One window of the Dermacentor andersoni chromosome 10, qqDerAnde1_hic_scaffold, whole genome shotgun sequence genome contains the following:
- the LOC140213647 gene encoding uncharacterized protein, producing the protein MSQNQRKRYRQYLQPDSNVQVPRQTREYVLKRAKSSTAASQTNLANLSSPSADLTNIDSNENEADHLGQTDLASESYARESTSAYVSNVEGTNECASEIGSRDECSSAFELNNDDDADSQPENAAEGSEHEALEDDEFDMYFTKLSEEYLPNQTTTKAQALLLVLAYVVTSGLTWTQLQGLLTLINALFGVQVVPCSTYSVRRLWKNRKEALRIHLYCQNCHQYLGKYSDLKDEDTITCASCSSEKKLQHLMNSASFFLMFNIKQQLLVLLKQVGSTLLSNLQKIASVAHVSGVYCEITDGIRYRSVRKQKNMTWCDITLTMNTDGAPVFDASKNSIWPIQVMVNELPVLTRWQNVLISGVWYSHVHPPMHLFMKQFVEEVNSIGKLVWSHAGRTIESAVHVIVCCVDSPARAAILNRKQYNGYFGCSWCLEQGITIDGTMKYPFNSQNAPDRTHSGVLKGMVEAAQRKEPVCGIKGPSTLVKLQGLDLVWGLPPDYMHCVLEGVTKQITELWLSCTGSSWYIGRHLKLVDARLRSLRPPIIFSRSGRPLSDRAYWKAAEWRSWLLFYCLPCVSSILPRAYVTHFALLTQAVFLLLKDIVIEAEICTAEKLLLAFVQQTAKLYGESAMTFNMHQLLHLSKSARMC; encoded by the exons ATGTCCCAAAATCAGCGGAAACGCTACAGGCAGTACCTGCAGCCGGACTCGAACGTTCAAGTGCCACGGCAAACTCGAGAGTACGTGCTGAAAAGAGCCAAGTCATCCACTGCTGCAAGTCAG ACGAATCTGGCAAACCTGAGCAGCCCTTCTGCGGATCTCACTAACATTGATTCCAACGAGAATGAAGCAGATCATCTTGGGCAGACTGATCTTGCTTCTGAAAGTTATGCTCGTGAAAGCACAAGTGCCTATGTCAGCAACGTAGAAGGCACTAACGAATGTGCAAGCGAAATAGGCAGTAGGGATGAATGCAGTTCTGCCTTCGAGTTgaacaatgatgatgatgcagaTAGTCAACCAGAGAATGCTGCTGAAGGAAGCGAGCATGAAGCCCTTGAAGATGATGAGTTTGATATGTACTTCACAAAGCTTTCAGAGGAGTACCTTCCAAACCAGACAACAACTAAAGCACAGGCTCTTCTCCTTGTGCTGGCATATGTTGTTACTTCTGGCCTTACATGGACACAACTACAAGGGCTTCTTACTTTAATAAATGCTCTGTTTGGGGTGCAAGTTGTGCCATGCTCTACATATTCTGTGAGGAGGCTgtggaagaacagaaaagaagcaTTAAGGATCCACCTATACTGCCAGAACTGCCATCAATATCTGGGAAAGTACAGCGATCTCAAAGATGAAGACACCATCACTTGTGCTTCTTGCAGCAGTGAGAAGAAGCTGCAACATTTAATGAATTCCGCAAGTTTTTTCCTAATGTTTAACATTAAGCAGCAGCTTCTGGTGCTATTGAAACAGGTTGGCAGTACCTTGCTTTCCAATTTGCAGAAGATTGCATCTGTTGCTCATGTGTCGGGTGTCTACTGTGAAATCACGGATGGCATTCGTTACCGCAGTGTTAGAAAGCAGAAGAACATGACATGGTGCGACATCACTTTGACCATGAACACTGATGGGGCGCCTGTGTTCGATGCTAGTAAAAACTCTATATGGCCAATCCAAGTGATGGTTAATGAACTGCCAGTTTTAACTCGGTGGCAAAATGTGCTAATTTCAGGTGTCTGGTATTCGCATGTTCACCCACCTATGCACCTCTTCATGAAGCAGTTTGTTGAAGAAGTCAACAGCATAGGAAAGCTGGTGTGGTCACACGCTGGAAGAACTATTGAGTCAGCAGTGCACGTTATTGTGTGTTGTGTGGACTCCCCAGCAAGAGCCGCTATCCTGAACAGGAAGCAGTACAATGGGTATTTTGGGTGCAGCTGGTGCTTGGAGCAAGGCATCACTATAGATG GCACAATGAAGTACCCTTTCAACAGCCAGAACGCCCCTGACAGGACTCACAGTGGTGTGCTCAAAGGAATGGTTGAAGCAGCACAGCGTAAGGAACCTGTCTGTGGTATCAAGGGACCATCAACTCTGGTCAAGTTGCAAGGCCTTGATCTTGTTTGGGGGCTTCCACCTGACTATATGCATTGTGTTTTGGAAGGCGTTACCAAGCAGATAACTGAATTGTGGCTGTCGTGTACTGGTTCCTCGTGGTATATAGGCAGGCACTTGAAGCTTGTAGATGCAAGACTACGTTCACTAAGGCCACCTATAATTTTCTCAAGGTCAGGACGGCCCTTATCAGACCGGGCATATTGGAAGGCGGCTGAATGGCGCTCTTGGCTTTTGTTTTATTGTCTGCCATGTGTGTCCAGCATACTTCCACGAGCCTATGTGACGCATTTTGCACTTCTTACACAAGCAGTCTTTCTTTTGTTGAAAGACATTGTCATAGAAGCTGAAATCTGTACTGCTGAAAAGTTACTGTTAGCATTTGTTCAGCAGACTGCAAAGCTATACGGAGAAAGTGCAATGACATTTAACATGCATCAGTTGTTGCATCTTTCAAAGTCAGCACGGATGTGCTGA
- the LOC140213648 gene encoding BEN domain-containing protein 5-like has translation MPGMVPNDFADIDLFAEEEAVDVVIGSSRDDGKMYAGSGKWIDKAAWGTLFRASGDSMFCRMASTIYWTPDELRNRSVTGTLSNKSRSMGRTEARQAVTPEKLSSLKSLLRIFMGSDVTPEDEKKRMKSVRRHLAQKLADAQRK, from the exons ATGCCAGGCATGGTGCCAAATGACTTCG CTGACATTGACCTGTTCGCTGAAGAAGAGGCCGTCGATGTGGTAATTGGATCCTCAAGAGATGATGGAAAG ATGTATGCTGGATCCGGGAAGTGGATTGACAAGGCAGCATGGGGGACACTGTTCCGGGCGTCGGGCGACTCCATGTTTTGTCGCATGGCTTCAACTATTTACTGGACGCCTGATGAACTCCGGAACAGAAGTGTCACCGGAACCTTGTCAAACAAGTCGCGGTCCATGGGAAGGACGGAGGCCAGACAAGCTGTAACACCAGAGAAGCTGTCATCCTTGAAAA GCCTCCTCCGGATCTTCATGGGCAGCGATGTGACGCcagaagacgagaaaaaaagaatgaagagtgTACGCAGGCACCTGGCGCAAAAACTTGCTGATGCACAAAGGAAGTAG
- the LOC129385509 gene encoding uncharacterized protein, which yields MRVLVEYEVDMTTAVLEHTAVQNFNPENVADFDPTVRYDVWWNGDDTTSGGYYKARVLHMAETEEDMRTHMSKRLRKPVVSLEKGKKRAKGKQGTQATKSMRVEVQRSVERELLAEIQAACPQQHVQCTCCDQGCVVLEELAKCKKETAEQSKQLEEQSKQFEDVAEELRSLKEKMLILENRNAHLQDALASKVLASESRIIYATSLGVSVVAGPPVPTGAQGANDPVPLVQPRHTIFSAKPRTTAAPATIVQPLSAGYLSEPRTTVAPAPSQPNAVDCMSEPSTSCTQVQSTARASTPEPGNETFFCGSIFKLHYHVCIHFIVQFLKKL from the exons ATGCGCGTATTAGTAGAGTATGAGGTGGACATGACCACTGCGGTTCTGGAGCACACCGCAGTGCAAAACTTCAATCCTGAGAATGTTGCGGATTTCGATCCCACCGTCCGCTACGACGTGTGGTGGAATGGGGACGACACCACGTCGGGAGGATACTATAAGGCCAGAGTGCTGCACATGGCTG AAACCGAAGAAGATATGCGAACGCATATGTCCAAAAGGCTCAGAAAGCCTGTAGTCTCCTTGGAGAAAGGCAAGAAGAGGGCCAAAGGAAAG CAGGGCACACAGGCTACAAAAAGTATGAGAGTGGAAGTTCAACGAAGTGTAGAAAGGGAACTTCTCGCAGAAATCCAAGCTGCATGCCCGCAACAGCATGTGCAGTGCACATGCTGTGACCAAGGATGTGTTGTTCTCGAAGAACTTGCGAAGtgcaaaaaagaaactgcagagCAAAGCAAGCAGCTTGAGGAACAAAGCAAGCAGTTTGAAGACGTCGCTGAAGAGCTAAGAAGTCTTAAGGAAAAGATGCTCATCTTGGAGAACAGAAATGCACATCTGCAAGATGCTTTGGCTTCAAAAGTCTTAGCAAGTG AGAGCAGGATTATCTACGCCACGTCATTGGGAGTTTCGGTGGTGGCAGGTCCTCCAGTACCAACAGGAGCACAAGGAGCCAACG ATCCCGTACCTCTGGTTCAGCCGCGCCATACAATTTTTTCTGCAAAGCCCA GAACCACTGCTGCCCCGGCTACAATTGTACAGCCACTATCAGCTGGCTACTTGTCGGAGCCCA GAACCACTGTTGCCCCAGCTCCAAGCCAGCCAAATGCAGTGGACTGCATGTCAGAGCCTA GTACAAGCTGCACACAAGTGCAGAGCACTGCAAGGGCTTCGACACCAGAGCCAGGTAATGAGACATTCTTCTGTGGTTCCATCTTCAAGTTGCACTATCATGTCTGCATTCATTTTATTGTGCAatttttaaagaaattataa